The Pan troglodytes isolate AG18354 chromosome 6, NHGRI_mPanTro3-v2.0_pri, whole genome shotgun sequence genomic sequence TCATGGCAACTGTCTGTCTCATACCACGAACAGCAAAGCGACCCAGAGGTGGATAGTCTGAGAAGCTCTCAACACACATGGGCTTGCCAGGAACCATATCAACGATGTTAGCATTACTCGACTTCAAGAATTTAGGGCCATCTCCTAGCTTTTTACCAGAACAGAGATCAATCTTTTCCTTCAGCTCAGCAAACTTGCCTGCATGTGAGCCGTGTGGCAATCCAGTACAGGGGCATAGGCAGCACTGATTTGGCCTGGATGGTTCTAGATAATCACCTGAGCAATGAAGCCAGCTGCTTCCATTGGTGAGTCATTTTTGCTGTCACCAGCAATGTTGCCTTGATGAACATCCTTGAGAGACACATTCTTGACACTGAAGCCCACACTGTCCCCAGGAAAAACTTCACTCAAAGCTTCATGGTGCATTTCGACAGACTTTACTTCAGTTCTAACGgtgactggagcaaaggtgaccacCGTACCAGGTATGAGAATGCCAGTCTCCACTCGGCCAACAGAAACAGTACCAATACCACCAATTTTGTAGACCCCCTGGAGGGGCAGGTGAAGGGGCTTGTCAGTTGGACGAGTTGGTGGTAGGATGCAATCCAGAACCTCAAACAGCGTGGTTCCACTGGCATTGCCATCCTTACTGGTGACTTTCCATCCCTTGAACCAAGGCATGTTAGCACTTGGCTCCAGCATGTTGTCACCATTCCAACTAGAAATTGGCACAAATTCTACTGTGTCAGGGTTGTAGCCAATTTTCTTAATGTAAGTGCTGACTTCCTTAATGATTTCCTCATATCTCTTCTGGCTGTAGGGTGGCTCAGTGGAATCCATTTTGTTAATACCAACAATTAGTTGTTTCACACCCAGTGTGTAAGCCAGAAGGGCATGCTCTCGGGTCTGCCCATTCTGGGAGATAACAGCTTCAAATTCACCAACACCAGCAGCAATAATCAGGACAGTACAGTCAGCCTGTGATGTCCCTGTAATCATGTTTTTGATGAAGTCTCTGTGTCCTGTGACATCAATGATAGTCATGTAGTActtgctggtctcaaatttccacAAGGAGATATCAACAGTGATACGATATTCATGCTCAGCTTTCAGTTTATCCAAGACCCAGGCACAATTTGAACGAGTCCTTTCCCATCTCAGCAGCCTCCTTCTCAAATTTTTCAATGGTTCTTTTGTCAATGCCAACGCACTTGTAGATCAGATGGCCAGTAGTGGTGGACTTGCCCGAATCTACGTGTCCAATGACGATAATGTTGACGTGAgtcttttcctttcccattttgGCTTTTAGGGGTAGTTTTCATGACACCTGTGTTCTGGTGGCAAACCCTTTGTGAAAAAGTGTAAGTTTCCATTTTGAATGCATGTTacaattgctaaaataaaaaaactataaaaagtaaCCAACCAATGAGTTTATCAATCTCTTCCTATACACCATGACAATTGGAAACATAGAAAAAGCAACCATATGAGAAAGATCTTgaacaaaaaaatgtttataatttaccTTAGTAGCGTAGTATTCTCTGACTTCAGGCCTAATAGAATCAAAGTCTCCATTGATGAATTCAGGCAAAAAGCTGAAAGAAACAGTAAGTAAAGTAAGTCAActagttatttctatttatttttgaaactttaaaactgtggccaagtgcagtggcttacaactgtaatcccaacactgagaggttgaagcaggaggactgcttgaggccaggagttcaagaccagcctgggcaacatggcaagaccctatctctacaaaacaattaaaaaattagccgggcatgatagtgcacacctgtagtctcagctacttgggaggctacactgggaggatcacttgagcccaggagttcgaggataTAGTAATCCATGACAGCataactctagcctgggtgacagagcaagactccatctctaatttaaaaaataaaactgtgattATAAGGACCAAAGAGAAAAGTAATGTACtcagaacaaaaccaaaaacacagaAACTATTTTTAGAGAGAATAGGATGTTATACCACATGCTCTTGGTTTCAATGACTGAGGCAAACAACAGGTATCCAACCAATTCATCAACTCAGTCACAATGTCAGAGAatacttctttttaaacaaatcgataaaaattaaagattattgGTTTAAAAAATCCTAATAGAAATACTCATCATCTTTGCATATTACCTTGTACATATATATAAGGTTTTACATTATTGTATCCTCacacaaattcataaatttcAACAGatatgaataaaacaaatgatCATGAGGATTCTTTGAAATCTGTCCCAAGCAAGAGTCAGTTCAAAGacattttccaaatattctaTTGACATATGTCTAGACACAGGAATCTTTTAGATAAGTCTGAAATACTACAAGAGTCAAGGTTATTAAATATAGAGAGAGATTCCCAAATGTGGTTGCTTCTAATAATATTACTACTGCCTTTACTTTTTTCCCTGCTATATTTTTAAGTCAGTTTAGAGAGCATACCTTACTCCATCTATTATACATAAACCATCATTTGctatttttacataaaacatttatatgaCCTGGTAGAGTTTCTTCCCACTTAAAACACCTAATTGTAGAGAAATATAACATCCCTGGATTTCTCAGTACTATGCAGAAATCCTTAGCCTGCTGAGCCTCAGAAATGTATATGGTACAAAGAAGGGAATGGTTGCTTTCACTTcctgtaataaaaatattccacCCTTCACATGCCATGAGAATTATAACTGCAAACATTTATCTAGTTAACTGCTTTGATTCAAAATACTAAAACTTCTTAGGTCTTCTCAAGAGGGCCAAATTGTTATCTGATGAACTAGGTCCCTAGCTAAAGAAGACTGGGGTGTTATATTTCTGGGTATTACATGTCAAAAAAGGTGAAGCCCCAGAACTTGGAGAAAACTCTATGTCATAAcaagaggtgacagcgtgctggcagccctcgctcgctctcggcacctcctcggccttggcacccactctggctgcacttgaggagcccttcagcctgccgctgcactgtgggagcccctctctgggctggccgaggccagagctggctccctcagcttgcggggaggtgtggagggagaggcacgggcgggaactggggctgcacgtggtgcttgcgggccagcgcgagttccgggtgggcatgggctcagCAGGCCCCGCATTTGGAGTGGCCGGCTGGTGCCGCTGGCCTCAGGTAGTGAGGGGCTTAGCaaccaggccagcagctgcggagggtgcgccaggtcccccagcagtgccggcccgcCAACGCTGCTCTTGAATTATCgccaggcctcagctgcctccccacagggcagggctcaggacctgcagcccagcATGCCTGAGCCCCCCCACCGCCACCCGCCATGGGCACCTGCGTGGCCCAAGCCTCCCcaacgagcgccgccccctgttCCGCAGTGCTCAGTCCCatcgactgcccaagggctgaggagtgtgggcgcatggcacaggactggcaggcagctccacctgcagccccggtgcgggatccactaggtgaagccagctgggctcctgagtctagtggggacttggagcaCCTTTATGTCTGGCTGggggattgtgaatacaccagtcagcactctgtgtctagctcaaggtttgtaaatgcaccaatcagcactctgtatctagctaatctggtggggacctggagaatctttatgtctagctaagggattgtaaatacaccaatcagcactctgtgtctagctcaaggtttgtaaatgcactaatcagcactctgtatctagctaatctggtgaggacttggagaacctttatgtctagctaagggattgtaaatacaccaatcagcactctgtgtctagctcaaggtttgtaaacacaccaatcagcactctgtgtctagctgaagGTTTCTAAACacgccaatcagcactctgtgtctagctcaaggtttgtaaatacaccagtcagcaccctgtgtctagctcaaggtttgtaaatgcaccagtcagtgctctgtatctagctaatctagtgggcacgtggagaaactttatgtctagctaagggattgtaaatacaccaatcagcactctgtgtctagctcaaggtttgtaaacgcaccaatcagcaccctgtcaaaacagaccaatcagctctctgtaaaacagaccaatcagctctctgtaaaatggaccaatcagcaggatgtgggtggggccagataagggaataaaagcaggctgcctgagttagcagtggcaacccgctagggtccccttccacactgtggaagctttgttctttcactctttgtgtctgcactgcctttatgagctgtaacactcaccgcaaaggtctgcagcttcacttctgaagccagcgagaccacaaacccactgggaggaatgagCAACTCCCgacaggaggaacaaacaactccagacgcaccgccttaagagttgtaacactcaccacgaaggtctgcagtctcactcctgaagccagcgagaccacgagcccatcagaaggaagaaactccgaacacatccaaacatcagaaggaacaaactccagatgtgccacctttgagaactgtaacactcaccgcaagggtccgcagcttcattattgaagtcagggagaccaagaacctaccaattccagacacaataatatataaaacacgGGGGGTTATCTGGCTCCTGGagacattttattaatataccCAAGGGGTTAGGATTCACGTCCAGAAAATTTCTATGGAGACCCTTTCATGAGGGGAGAAACACAGCTGTATTTTCTacttaataataagaaaaataaaaaacaaaaacatgttgcCTTATCCTTCACCTATGGGTGTGTAACTACCAGCAGAAGACAATGTACCTGGCTCTCACTGCTTGGGCAAAGGGGTAACAAACTAGGGCAAAGGGGACTAATGTTATGACACATCTCTCTCAGAAAATCTGATGTGTGAGTtcagaataaaattaatagagacaaaatttggagaaaaaaatactaaCCCTGTCCTTTAGCACATTTCTTTTTGTAAGGTTCTTGACTCAATTGGaaatattatttctgaggtcaAACCTAATCTAACTGATCTGTGTTGGGCCACCTCTTCTTTGAGTTACCACAAAGATCTGTACCATATAAATTCCTTAGCTCAGATGAGCTAGGCCCAACAATTTTTTATTAGtcaattcattccacaaatattcacTGAACACCAACTATATGCAAAAGACTACagctaatttcagaaaaaaaagtagaactgGAAAGTAAATGTAAGTACTTAGGTGTTCAAATCACATCTGGTTTCAACATCTTCCCATAAGCTTTCTTCCTGGAAACTTCCCTGCACACCGTATCTAttactttcaatttcattttatacCTGTTTAGGTAAATAATTTATACCTTACCCCTGTTAGGACCAAAAATAGATattaagtttttttctctttattttttcttgttgtataaattcattcattttcaaagtTTCTTTACAATGTTTCCACCCATCTCCATATAACTGCGTGCAAATTAATACTCAGATGAATCACAGAATATTAGGGctggaaggaataaaagaaattaCCCTTCTAATATCCTCATTATCCTTTCTGAAGAACTGAGATCCAAGACATCAAGGGCATTTTGTCTGTAAAGCCAATATCCAATCTATTTCACCACATAAAGCAACCATTTAAAATTAGGACTCTGGGTCTCTGCTGGTTCAAGCAACATCCTGGGAAGACCGACTTTATGTTGCTCTCCAAATTTTAGTCTGTCAGATCTCTAGAACCAATCTGGCAGTTTCCAAATAGCATATTGATTTtgtcaataaataaaaatgaaaaataaaagctgataCACACAGGCAACTGAGCATCTATCCCCTTAGGGACAATTCATCCTAAAGACAATTAGATCTCCCTATATCTTACACTGTGAATAATGAAAGAAAGCATTCATGCAAATTCACTTATATTTTAGTGGAAAATATTAACAGGAAAACAAACTTATATAGGTAGTAGATACCTAACTTCTGTtaacttttaatataattttctccAATGTAACATGTATGCTTTCAAATTGAATCAGGATGCTTACTTCTAAGAAGACCCATGGCAAAAATACACCTGGCATTCATGCTGAGATgactaaaataattataactttTGGTCATATAATGCACTCGTTTTTGAAACTTGCTGAAATGTACTTTTTGACGCTGCAATTAAAAGCCCATCTCACTTTTCCTGAGGTGCCTGTTGCCATGGTGCCTGGGCATTGTGAAGAGGTACTTACTGAGGATGACACTTCACAGATGTAGAAGAGCTATGTTATGATATAAATGACAGTTTACACAAGCAGATTATTTTCAGAACTCTTTGGGGACTGATTACACGTAGCAACTGACTGTGGGTATGGGATTTGTGTAGCCACTGACCATGTTTCTACCTACTGTTGACTTAGACACACCGATCTATCTTTTCTTTGCTATCCTCAATCTATGGGCACTGACTTGTTAGTACTGAAAGGTGTCCCAAACTCTCCACAAATGGCCCAGACTCCttacacattttcattttaactctTTCCATACTGGTCACTCATTGATGATAAAATAAGAGTCCAAAAAGTACTGAGATCAATTAGTGAACTTAAGATCCATCACAAGTAATAATCAAGAGGGAGGCTGATAAATTTAGGAAATATTCTAAATACAATGGAGTAGATAGAATATAACTACTGCCTTTACAGGGCCTTTCCTGATGCCACTAAAGGAAACTGTCCCTCCATaaagctgggtttttttgttttgtttttgttttgccccCAGGAAAGACACACTTATTCCCTTAAAACTTGAATAGCACTAAAATCTcttactttccatttcattttaagCAAGTTGTTTGTCTTTTAGCTACTAACAGATGGTAAGGCCTCTGAAGCAGGATGTGTCTCTGATTGATCTTGGTACGCCCCAAAGGATGAAGGGCACTGACGCTGAAAATGATATAATAAGATGACGAGGTAGAGAAGGAGAatgaagggaagagggagaaaatggggggcgggggggcgaaagggagagaagaggaagtaGGAGGaacaaggagaaaaaggaaagaagggtgaAGAGGGGGAAAAGAGTGAAGTGGGGGAAGAGGAGATAGGAGAAGGTGGAAAATGGTACAAAGAGAAAAgccaggagaggaaagaaagggcaAGAGGGGAGTAGAAAAGAAGAACgaggaaagaaacatttattaggcacttATGATTACAACTGCCCCTCCCCCCCACTTTCTAGCTTGTGCAGATTATTTAAGCTTTTTCTGAACCTCATGTCTCCatgtataaaatgaggataatttaGAGTGCTTGTGAGGATTAggagttaatatatataaagcgcttggaaaatgcctggcacacaataagcACAGTTTAAGCTATTCAGTTCAAATAAGAATTATTGCAAGTGAAGTTAAGTAGTTTGCCCTAGATTATAAGGCTAATAAGAGGTAGAGCCAGAACTCGAACCCAGGCAGTTCACTCTTTGTTCTTTAATGGCTAAGTATACAGCCTCCCACACATATGCATTTACGAAACAGAACAATGATGTTTCTGGTAGAGAACGTTCTCTGCATAAATGTACTCTTTCCTGCTGATTTTATTAATCACTACTAATTTGGTCAACCTATATAGTTTATAAAGGTTTCCCTGAGGCACGAGAGAAAAAGGATTTGTGCTAGTTGTACCAGAAGGAAGGACAGGATCTTGAGGACAGACTACGTTAGGAGAAGAAAATTTGGGAATATTGTTGAAGAAGAGCATGAATACAGACATAGAAAGAAAGTAGTTTTCAGTCTGATAAAAGAAGGAATGAATCGTTTAAAGATTTGTGCTAACATTCTCTGTAAAATCATATAAATTTGGTGGGGGGGAACAAGAGTGACACAAAATATAATACACAAAAATGTTACCACATTTTGACTATGTTTATAAACACAATCAGTTCAACTGCTTGCAATAAATAAGTCTCTAAATATAATAATAGTGccaaaagatatttaaatatttgtgtaaatttGGGTAAGAGACAGAAAACACAACAATAAATAAGTTGACAGATTATGTAAAAATGTAACAATATGTTAATAAAAAGGTCAAATTATAACTTttacatatgcaaaatatataaccCATAAGAATTTCTGTCCCCAACACACGAAGAGCACCCCAAAGTGGTAAAGgaaaaagatacaaatagaaaAAGTGCCAAAGCCTATTCACACAAGCAGTAAGTATATGAAAACATGgtaaatctaaaataattatcAAGGGAATAAATTTTGAAGCAAAAATTGAGTACTTTCTTTtacacaaaaacttaaaaattaagaaaagtgaAGTGGGTATTGACAAGGCTGAGTGAAAATAGGCGCAAACACAAGACTAGTGAAGTCGTGACTAGGATACTGCCTGCAAACAGGCAATCCCACT encodes the following:
- the TPK1 gene encoding thiamin pyrophosphokinase 1 isoform X1, which translates into the protein MTIIDVTGHRDFIKNMITGTSQADCTVLIIAAGVGEFEAVISQNGQTREHALLAYTLGVKQLIVGINKMDSTEPPYSQKRYEEIIKEVSTYIKKIGYNPDTVEFVPISSWNGDNMLEPSANMPWFKGWKVTSKDGNASGTTLFEVLDCILPPTRPTDKPLHLPLQGVYKIGGIGTVSVGRVETGILIPGTVVTFAPVTVRTEVKSVEMHHEALSEVFPGDSVGFSVKNVSLKDVHQGNIAGDSKNDSPMEAAGFIAQVII